Proteins from a genomic interval of Chionomys nivalis chromosome 7, mChiNiv1.1, whole genome shotgun sequence:
- the LOC130877748 gene encoding 60S ribosomal protein L27-like produces the protein MGKFMKSGKVVLVLAGCYLGRKAVIVKNIDDGTSDRPYSHALVAGIDRYPRKVTAAMGKKKVAKRSKIKSFVKVYNYNHLMPTRYSVDIPLDKTVVNKDVFRDPALKRKARREAKVKYEERYKTGKNKWFFQKLRF, from the coding sequence ATGGGCAAGTTCATGAAATCCGGGAAAGTGGTGCTCGTCCTGGCTGGATGCTACTTGGGACGCAAAGCCGTCATCGTGAAGAACATTGATGATGGCACCTCAGACCGCCCTTACAGCCATGCCCTGGTGGCTGGAATTGACCGCTATCCCCGAAAAGTGACAGCTGCCATGGGCAAGAAGAAAGTCGCCAAAAGATCCAAGATCAAGTCCTTTGTGAAGGTTTATAATTACAACCACCTGATGCCCACAAGGTACTCTGTGGACATCCCCCTGGACAAAACTGTTGTCAACAAGGATGTCTTTAGGGACCCAGCCCTGAAACGCAAGGCAAGGCGGGAAGCCAAGGTCAAATATGAGGAACGATACAAGACAGGGAAGAACAAATGGTTTTTCCAGAAGCTTCGCTTTtag